In Schistocerca serialis cubense isolate TAMUIC-IGC-003099 chromosome 8, iqSchSeri2.2, whole genome shotgun sequence, one genomic interval encodes:
- the LOC126416597 gene encoding inositol oxygenase-like isoform X1, translating into MSAAKVMSGSLIDPTEILRPEPIHAGKPIALFRDFTIDVNDPIKERVRLHYDSMHKHQTVEFVLEQHERWLKFDKLQATIMEALETLSTMLDQSDPDVDFPNMLHAFQTAERIRQDHPDCEWFQLTGLLHDMGKILALYGEPQWAVTGDTFPVGCAWAESIVYRNSTFLENPDTHDPKYNTKYGIYSPHCGLDNVLMAWGHDEYMYRVLKHNDSKLPEVAHKIIRFHSFYPWHSAGDYMHLCNEDDMEVLTWVLEFNKYDLYTKCDRVPDLDEVMPYYQSLIDKYIPGVLNW; encoded by the exons ATGTCTGCCGCCAAAGTCATG TCAGGTTCTCTGATAGACCCGACGGAGATACTTAGGCCAGAGCCTATACATGCAGGAAAACCGATTGCCCTTTTCAGGGATTTCACCATCGATGTAAATGATCCCATTAAGGAGAGGGTTCGCTTGCACTATGACAGCATGCATAAGCATCAGACGGTGGAATTCGTCTTGG AACAACATGAGAGGTGGCTGAAGTTCGACAAGCTTCAAGCAACTATCATGGAAGCTCTGGAGACACTGAGCACGATGCTCGATCAGAGTGACCCGGACGTCGACTTCCCGAATATGCTGCACGCTTTTCAGACGGCAGAACGCATCCGCCAGGACCATCCAGACTGTGAATGGTTTCAACTCACTGGTCTACTGCACGATATGGGAAAG ATACTCGCGCTGTACGGCGAGCCGCAGTGGGCCGTGACGGGAGACACCTTCCCAGTGGGCTGCGCCTGGGCCGAGTCCATCGTCTACAGGAACTCCACATTCCTGGAAAACCCCGACACTCATGACCCCAAGTACAA CACCAAGTACGGGATATATTCACCGCACTGTGGCCTGGACAACGTGCTGATGGCGTGGGGACACGACGAATACATGTATCGCGTTCTCAAGCACAACGACTCAAAGCTGCCAGAAGTGGCCCACAAGATCATCCGCTTCCACTCCTTCTACCCATGGCACTCCGCTGGCGACTACATGCACCTCTGCAACGAGGACGACATGGAAGTCTTGACTTGGGTCCTCGAATTCAA CAAGTACGACCTCTACACTAAGTGTGACAGAGTCCCAGATCTGGACGAGGTGATGCCCTACTACCAGAGCCTCATTGACAAGTACATCCCGGGCGTCCTCAACTGGTAG
- the LOC126416597 gene encoding inositol oxygenase-like isoform X2, giving the protein MHKHQTVEFVLEQHERWLKFDKLQATIMEALETLSTMLDQSDPDVDFPNMLHAFQTAERIRQDHPDCEWFQLTGLLHDMGKILALYGEPQWAVTGDTFPVGCAWAESIVYRNSTFLENPDTHDPKYNTKYGIYSPHCGLDNVLMAWGHDEYMYRVLKHNDSKLPEVAHKIIRFHSFYPWHSAGDYMHLCNEDDMEVLTWVLEFNKYDLYTKCDRVPDLDEVMPYYQSLIDKYIPGVLNW; this is encoded by the exons ATGCATAAGCATCAGACGGTGGAATTCGTCTTGG AACAACATGAGAGGTGGCTGAAGTTCGACAAGCTTCAAGCAACTATCATGGAAGCTCTGGAGACACTGAGCACGATGCTCGATCAGAGTGACCCGGACGTCGACTTCCCGAATATGCTGCACGCTTTTCAGACGGCAGAACGCATCCGCCAGGACCATCCAGACTGTGAATGGTTTCAACTCACTGGTCTACTGCACGATATGGGAAAG ATACTCGCGCTGTACGGCGAGCCGCAGTGGGCCGTGACGGGAGACACCTTCCCAGTGGGCTGCGCCTGGGCCGAGTCCATCGTCTACAGGAACTCCACATTCCTGGAAAACCCCGACACTCATGACCCCAAGTACAA CACCAAGTACGGGATATATTCACCGCACTGTGGCCTGGACAACGTGCTGATGGCGTGGGGACACGACGAATACATGTATCGCGTTCTCAAGCACAACGACTCAAAGCTGCCAGAAGTGGCCCACAAGATCATCCGCTTCCACTCCTTCTACCCATGGCACTCCGCTGGCGACTACATGCACCTCTGCAACGAGGACGACATGGAAGTCTTGACTTGGGTCCTCGAATTCAA CAAGTACGACCTCTACACTAAGTGTGACAGAGTCCCAGATCTGGACGAGGTGATGCCCTACTACCAGAGCCTCATTGACAAGTACATCCCGGGCGTCCTCAACTGGTAG